The Acanthopagrus latus isolate v.2019 chromosome 6, fAcaLat1.1, whole genome shotgun sequence genome includes a region encoding these proteins:
- the LOC119021020 gene encoding methyltransferase-like protein 7A produces the protein MAILMRFCTLIVNVLCLPLHLMEAVGLYHIYKRIFPICLYRISITYNKKMYERKKELFRSLSQFTKPGGQLTLLEIGCGTGTNFEFYPAGCKVICTDPNPHFEKYLKKSMEENDHLKYERFVVASGEDMGSVEDESVDAVVCTLVLCSVNNIPQTLREAYRILRPGGAFFFMEHVVADPATWSYFFQHVLEPFWYYFGDGCETTRETWKYLESAGFSELKMKHIEAPLVFVIKPHIVGYAVK, from the exons ATGGCTATTCTCATGCGCTTTTGTACTTTAATTGTCAATGTGCTATGCCTGCCCCTGCATCTGATGGAAGCGGTCGGTCTGTATCACATATACAAACGCATCTTCCCGATTTGTTTATATCGGATTTCCATAACGTACAACAAGAAAATGTACGAAAGGAAGAAGGAGCTGTTTCGCAGCCTCTCACAGTTCACCAAGCCTGGTGGGCAGCTCACACTTTTGGAGATCGGGTGCGGCACCGGCACAAATTTCGAGTTTTATCCGGCTGGCTGCAAGGTGATCTGCACTGACCCCAATCCCCATTTCGAGAAGTACCTGAAGAAAAGCATGGAGGAGAACGACCACCTGAAGTATGAGCGATTTGTGGTGGCATCGGGGGAGGACATGGGGTCAGTCGAGGACGAGTCGGTAGACGCTGTTGTCTGCACCCTGGTGCTCTGCTCTGTCAACAACATACCGCAAACTCTGCGTGAGGCGTACCGCATACTGAGACCA GGTGGGGCCTTCTTCTTTATGGAGCACgttgtggcggaccctgccacctggTCGTACTTCTTCCAGCACGTTCTCGAGCCTTTTTGGTACTACTTCGGTGACGGATGCGAGACCACCCGGGAAACGTGGAAATATCTGGAGTCGGCTGGATTCTCCGAACTCAAGATGAAGCACATCGAGGCGCCGCTCGTGTTTGTGATCAAACCACACATCGTAGGTTACGCTGTGAAATAG